The Rhodoferax ferrireducens T118 DNA segment AGTCAAAATCCCAATAGTCCACGCCCTCGGGCAGCGGCACCCGCCGTTGGCGCTTGACGTACTTGCGGATCTCGTGTTTGGTGGCTTCCAGCACCCGGTCACGGTTTTTGCCTTCAATGTCTAATTTAAACGTTTTTTTCACGCTGGCCTTCTGAGAATTAATGCGGCACATCCCCACATGGGGATGTGATTCGCGAACGTTCGATTATGCGTTGACGGCTTTGACTGGGCGCATGCCAGTGGCAGGCGCTTCAGGCCCGTGCGATCCTGGGTGTCGCGCGCGCGATGATGGCGCCGGCATCAACACCGCGCGGCAGTGTGCCGTAGTTGTGCTGACCGACCTGCCCCAGGCGTGACTCGCAGAACGCATCACTCACGAACGCCGGGGCGTGGCGCACCAGCAGGGAGGCCTGCAGAGCCAGCGCCATGCGGTCGACCACATCACGCGCGCGGTATTCAAAATCAGCCAAGTCCTTGAGATCGGTCGCCAGCGCGGCAATATGCCGGTCCAGCAAGGCCTGGGCGCCGCGCGCCTGGTTGACTTCTGCAAAAAAAGCATCCACCACGGCGGGTGTTTTTGACAGCGCGCGCAGCACGTCCAGGCACTGCACATTGCCGCTGCCCTCCCAGATGGTGTTCACGGGCGCCTCCCGGTACAGGCGCGGCATCATGCTGTCTTCCATCACGCCGCTGCCACCAATACACTCCATGGCTTCGTAGGCATGGTTCGGCGTGCGCTTGCAAATCCAGTACTTGCCCACTGCCGTGACCAGGCGCACCAGCAGGTCTTCCTGTTCCTCAAAGCGGTTGTCCATGGCGCGCGCCATGCGCATCGTCAACGTGGTGGCGGCTTCACTCTCCAGCGCCAGGTCGGCCAACACGTTTTGCATCAGCGGCTGCTGGTTCAGTACCTGCCCAAACGCCGAGCGCACTGAGCAATGGTGCAGTGCCTGCGACGCCGCCATGCGCATGCCCGCGCTGGAGCCGATCATGCAGTCAAAGCGGGTCATGCTGACCATCTCGATGATGTTGCGCACGCCGCGCCCCTCTTCGCCGACCATCCATGCCAGCGCGCCGCGCAGCTCGGTCTCAGACGATGCGTTGGACGCATTGCCCATTTTTTTCTTCAGCCGCAGCACCTGCATCGGGTTTTTGCTGCCGTCCGGGCGCCAGCGCGGCAGCAGGAAGCACGACAGGCCGCCGGGCGCTTGCGCCAATACCAGGAACGCATCGCACATGGGGGCCGACACAAAATACTTGTGCCCCACCAGTTCGTAGGCTTGGCCCGGCCCACCCGTGCCCACCGGGTAGGCGCGCGTGCTGTTGGTGCGCACATCCGAGCCGCCTTGCTTCTCGGTCATCGCCATGCCGATGGTCACGCCCTGTTTCTGTTCTACCGGCACGTTGCGCGGGTCATACACGCGCGCCGTGACCTTGGGCTCCCACACGCTGGCCAGGTCGCTCTGCAGGCGCAGCGCGGGCACGGCGGCGAAGGTCATGGTGATCGGGCAGCCGTGGCCCGCCTCCACCTGGCCATGCAGAAAACTCTTGGCAGCGCGGGCGACGTGTGCGCCCGCGCGCGGCGCGGTCCAGGGTGAGGCGTGCAGCCCGTGCTCGATGGATGTTTTCATCAACTGGTGGTAGCTTGGGTGAAATTTCACCAGATCGATGCGATTGCCAAAGCGGTCATGGGTATCAAACTCGGGCTGGAACTTATTGGCCAGATTCCCCAACTCAAGATAATCGGCCGAGCCTGTCATCTGACCAAACTCGCTGAGTTCGCCCTCAGCCCACTGCCCGCCCTCGCGTTGCACTGCCTCGCGCAAGGCGGCGTCTTGGGTGTACATGTTGTAGTCGCACAGCTCGGTGGACAAGTTGCTCAGCTCATGGGTGTCGGCCAGGTAGAGCGAGTTGGGTGCGGGGTTCATACGGCTATTCATTAATCGTCTCCAGTTCGGCGGGTTGAGGGGTGAGATGAAGAGCGGGTGGGGTGTCCGCGACGGATGCAAAAAAACGGTTCCAGATGGCACGACCCGCTTCGTCAAAATGGTGCACGGCCTGGATGAACGCGTGGCGCTCTCGGGTGTCGACAAACGGCTCCGGTAGCAGCGGATCAAAGACCAATTGATGAATGGCTTTGCCGCCCAGAAGGAACGATTCGCGCGCCGCTGCATCCAGCGGAAGTTGGTTCGCGCGGGCCAGCCACGCCTCCAGCTCGGCGCGCAACTGCCGGTAGGTTCGCGTCAGCGCCTGGCCGTTCCACAGCTGGTGCACGACGGCCTCACGCGCCGGGTCGAGGCCACTGGCCCGAAAAACAGCCGCATTGTGGTCCAGTCCAAGTTTGAAGAGACGTTGGCGCACCTCGTCAAGATCCGACTCAATGTTGTCGGGACGAATATACAGACCACGCTCCAACAGCCGCAAGCCCATCATCTGCAGGGCGCGTTCACGCCGCTGCGGGGCGGCGCGGTCGCTGCGCCCCAGCGCGCCGCAATGGACGACGATATGGCTGCCTTGCCACGCCCGTAGCCGGGATTCCATCGTGCGCCAGGTGGCCACCTCGCCGGCCAAATCGGTGGCCGCGGGCCCAAGGCGGTAAGCGCCGCGCTCTGCCGCCTCAATCAGACCCGCCGCCGACAGGCGCGCCAGGGTGACGCGCAGGCTGTTTTCGCTGATATTGAAAAGGGCGCCCGCCAGGATCGCATCGCGGGCGGCCATCGGCTTGTCGCCGGTCGCCAGCATGAGATCGAGGACGAGATTTTTCGGATTGACCTTCATGAGCCTGGTGGAGCGCCTGCTTGTGAAACCGCTACATTACTTGATTTGTAAGCATTTACATTTTTTCGTAATGTAGCAGGTTTCAGCCCATGGGCAAACCCCGCGGCGGGAATGTGCCCGCGTGCCAGGCGCCGTGCGGGGCTACCAGTCCACCAGGCTCAAGCCGATGCTCAGCACGGTGCGACGGCGGTTGTAGTCGACCAGCGAATCACCATAGCCGCTGAACAATTGGGTGTGAAAACGCAAGGCGTCCTGGCTGCCGGGCAGGCCACTGCTGGTGAGCTGCCTGAGCCATTCCAGCCGCACCGAGCCGTTGGCGTCGGCGCGCAGCGAGTGGCGCAGGGTCACGCCCAGGGTGTTGTCCTGGTTGGGGGTCCAAAAAGCCGCCACTTCGGCGCGTCCAATTTTGTTGCTGATGTCGGGGTTGTCGTCATTGGCCAGGTTTTCATTCACGCGCTTCCATAGCTTGGCATCGACCCGGAACTGGTTGCCTTTTTCCATGCCGGCCATCAGCACATTGCGGTTCCAGCTGCGCGACAGCGGCAGCGGCTGGCCGTTGGACTGGTGCACCAGGCTCAAGCCGCTGTAGCGCAGCCGCCAGCCCAAGGGCAACGGCACGTCAGTCGGGTAGATGTAAGTGAGTTCCGGCTCATGGTCGGTGGTGCGAAACGGGCGCGACAGATCGCCGCTGAAGATTTGCCAGTTGGACTGCTGGCTGTAGCCAAACCAGAGCGAGTCGCGCTTGAGCTCTTGCTGCCCGGTCAGCAGGCCCTGGGCGATCTTGGTGCGCACCGAGAGCTGGATCCGGACCTCGTTGTTGCCGTAGCCCAAAGCCTCGGCCGCCGTGTGGTCGGGCGCCGGCGAACTGGGTTGGGTGTTGACGCTGTCAGAACCGATCCACGACAGGCTGATGGGGTGAAAACCGCGAATGCCAAACGTGCCGCAGTCACTGCCGGCTTCCAGCTCCCAAAACCGCGACAGCTCGGAAAACAGCTTGTTCTTGCAGTTGTGGGCGGCCGGCGCTTCCATGGTGATCGTCACCGGCGCGGGAGCAACGGGTGCTAGAGCGGGCGTGGCCGGCGTCTGCGCCAGCGCCGATGCGCCTGGCGACGGCGCACGGCTTGCCGCGGCGCCGGCCTGCTGCGCCGCCCAGCGGTCAAAGCAGATCAGCCGCGCTTCGCTGTCCCCGGTCAGATTCGCGCACGTTTGCCAGGCCGCCGGCCCGGCAGAAACATTTATATTATTCTGGCCCCTAGCCCCCGTCGTTACTGCGCAAGTAGCTATTAAAATAGTAGTGCATAACGGATTCATGATTGGCTTGCTCGGAGGGACAACGTGGGTCATTGTTTCAGGTTTCAAACTGGCCGCGACCTTAGAGCGGACGCGCCGGCACTTGTATGGCCTGCGCATCCTGCGCTTTTTGCGCAAACTCCGCGCGCAACGCGCGCAGCTTGGCCCGCGGGTCTTCCTTGGTGGTGGCCTGGTCCAGTGCCATCTCGGCAATGAAGCGGCTGGGCAGGGCGGCCACCATCTCGCGGCCTTTTTTGCGCTTGCGCGTCCAGCTCACCGCCAGGCTGCGCTGGGCGCGGGTGATGCCCACGTACATCAGGCGGCGCTCTTCCTGCAGGTGCACGGCGGTGGCCTCGACGGCCGCCTCATGCGCACGCTCGGACCCACCGACCGAGGCGGCCGCGGAGTCGCCGCTGCCCTTCAGCTTGAACGGCAGCATGCCCTCGGTCACACCCACCAGCATCACATGCGGCCACTCCAGGCCCTTGGCGGCGTGCAGCGTTGACAGCGTCACCACGTTTTGCTCGGTTTCGCGCTCGCTGATGGTCGACAGCAGCGACACCGTTTGCGCCACCTCCAGCAGCGACTTGGGCTCAACCGTGCTGGAGACCCCGGCTGCGTCGTCGAGTTGCCCGCCGCAGCGCGCGGACATCCAGTCGCAAAAATCGAGCACATTGGTCCAGCGCGCCGCGGCCAATTTTTCGCTGTCCTCGCCGTCATACAGATGTTTTTCATAGCCGATGTCCTTGAGCCACTCCAGCAAGAAGGCCTTGGCTGATTCGGCACCCAGCGTGCGCCGGGCGCGAAACTCGAGGTCGTTCACATAGCGGCCAAATTCGTGCAGGCTGCCGACGGCCTTGCTGCTCAGCACGCTGCCCAAAGAAGACGAAAACAGGGCCTCGAACAGGCTGATCTTGTATTGGCCGGCAAAAACGCCCAAAGCGCTGAGCGTCTGGTGGCCGATGCCGCGCTTGGGGACCGTCACCGCGCGCAAGAACGCCGGGTCATCGTTGTTGTTGATCCAGAGCCGGAACCAGCCACACAAGTCCTTGATTTCGGCGCGGTCAAAAAAGCTGGTGCCGCCCGACACCTTGTACGGGATTTGCGCCTTGCGCAGCGCTTTTTCGAAGGTCTTGGCCTGGTGGTTGGCGCGGTACAGCACGGCAAAGTCGCGCAATTCCTTGAATTGGGGCCCGCCGTGCGGCAGGCCACTGGCGCGCAGGCTCTGGATGCGCGCCACGGTGCGTTCGGCCTCGTGTTCTTCACTGTCGGCGTCGACCACCCGCACCGGTTCGCCTTCGCCCAGGTCGCTCCATAAATTCTTGGGGAACAGCTTCGGATTGGGGCCGATCACGTTGTTGGCGGCGCGCAGGATGGCACTGGTGGAACGGTAGTTCTGCTCCAGCTTGATGACTTTGAGCGTCGGGAAATCAACCGGCAGGCGCTTCAGGTTGTCCAGCGTGGCGCCGCGCCAGCCGTAAATCGACTGGTCATCGTCGCCGACGGCGGTGAACCGCGCTTGCGTTGCCGGATTGCCGCCCACCAGCAGCTTCAACAATTCATACTGCGTGGCATTCGTGTCCTGGTACTCATCCACAAGGATATGGCCCGCCAGCCCTTGCCATTTCTGCCTGACATGCTCATGATTTTGTAGCAACTTGAGCGGCAGGCTGATCAGGTCGTCAAAGTCAACGCTCTGGTAGGCGGCCAGCCGCTCCTCGTAGTGCGCCATGACGCGGGCCACGATGCGATCGCTGTCATTGGCGGCCAGCGCCGCTGCCTGCTGGGCGTTGAGCCCCTGGTTTTTCCACAGGCTGATGGTCCACTGCCAGCTGCGCGCCGTGCTCGCAGCCTCCGGCGCCTCGTTCGCTCAGTCCAGCGTGACGCTTTATGGCATTGCTGATGTTTACTTGGGCAACACGAAATTGACCGGGCACGATGGCGTCAGCACAACGACCAATTCCCTTGGCAGCGGTGGTGTCAGCACCGATCGTTGGGGTTTTAAAGGGTCTGAAGATTTGGGCGGTGGCCTGAAAGCCAATTTCTTGCTGGAGCAAGGTTTTAACATTGACACGGGCGCAGCCAAGGGCACGGGCAACAATGCGGCTGGTTTGCCCGTAGCCGGTGCGCAAGGCTTTGCCCGCCAGTCCTACGTTGGTTTCTCGGGTGGCTTCGGTGAAGTCAAATTGGGCAAGATGTGGACTGCTTTTGATGATGTCAATGGTGCCACTGATGCGGTTTTTGACTCGGCCCTGTCGCCGATGTACTACGTCTTTACCAGCACCAACTACAACGCCAACCCCGGCAACTCTGTTTACTACACAACCCCGACCTTCAGCGGCTTTAGCGGCACAGTCAGCTATGGCTTGGGCGAAAACAAGACGGCTGCTCAAAATGCTGGTTCCAACGCAGCCTTCAATGTGCAGTACACAGGCGGTCCGGTGTACGTGGCTTTGGGCTATCAATCCGAGAAAGACAATGGCAATGTGAGCTCGCGTGACTTTACCCGCGTCAATGCTTCTTATGATTTGGGCGTTGTCAAGCTCATGGGCAACCTTGGCCGCACCAAAGCGAACGACAAGTCCACCAACGAATGGCAACTGGGCGTTGATTACCCTGTGGGCAGCGCTTTGACGCTGTCTGCCAGCTACGCAGCTTCCAAAGGTGGGGTCCTGACTACTTTTGCGCCGACTGCAGCAGGTACAGCTGATGTCAAGCGCACGGGCTTTGGCATCGGTGCTTCTTACTCCCTGTCCAAGCGTACGTCCTTGTATGGTGGTTACATGGCTGCCAAGGAAGAAGCCAACGCCAACTTTGTCGGCACTGCTGATGCCGAAACCAAGCTGTTTGCTGTTGGTCTTCGCCACGCATTCTGATCCCGGCGGTTTGCCGGCCTGCCTGGCAAACCGCAGCTGACTCAGATAAAACCGCCTTTCGGGGCGGTTTTTTTTGGCTGACCGTTCCCGACCCCAACTAAAGCGTTGTATCTGACCCACATAAACCGGCTATATTTAGCCGCTTGCCCCCAAAATCTTTGCGCTGGTCAGCTCGCTCTGGTCAAATGGAACTCAACTTCTACTCAAGAAGTGATGCGAAGCACAACAAGTGCTTCACCAATATTAACTTTGGAGTATTTGAATGAAAAAATCCCTAATCGCCTTGGCAGTGCTCGCTGCTTCCGGCGCCGCTATGGCCCAGTCTTCCGTCACGCTGTACGGTGTTGCAGACGTCGGTTTTGCCCATGAAGACAACGGTAGCACCAGCGTCAACCGTATGGATTCTGGCAATTTGAACGGCAGTCGTTGGGGCCTGAAAGGCTCTGAAGATCTGGGCGGCGGCTTGAAAGCGATTTTCACCCTCGAAGCCGGTTTTAGCCTTGACACAGGCGCACAGGCAGATGCAGCAAGTTTCTTTAACCGCCAATCTTTTGTTGGTGTGTCTAGCAACTTTGGTACCGTCAAGCTTGGTCGTCAAATGAACCCCGTCTATGCCACCGCATCCACCTGGGATTCGTTTGGTGACGCACTGGCCGGTGACTCCTCGCATTTGTTTAGCTACAACGGCAGCCGCACCAACAACATGATCTCCTACAACTACAGTGCCAATGGCTTCTACGGCGAGTTGCAGTATGGTCTGGGTGAAGTTGCAGGTAACAACTCGATTACCGGTGACAACTCTGCTGGTCGCAGTGCTGCCATGTTTGTGGGCTACATGAGAGGCCCCTTCGATGTCGTGCTGACGCATCAAAATATCCATAACAGCGGCCCTTACACGACTGCCACCAAAATGACATTGCTGGGCGGCAATTATGATTTCGGCGTGGTTAAGCTGTTTGCGGCCTATGCAGTTGAAAAGACCCTGGGTGTTGGCGCCAAGGACCAAAAAGACGCTCACCTCGGTCTGACGGCACCCGTTGGCACCGCTGGCACGGTCGAACTGTCCTATCTCCGCAAGAAGGATGATCTGGTCTCCAATGCCAATGCCCATCAAGTGGCCGTTGGCTACGTTCACACGCTGTCCAAGCGCACTGCGTTGTACACCAGCTACGCTCAGATGAGCAACGAGAGTGCAGCGGCTTATAGCGCTGGCAAGCTCGTTGTCCCCGCTGGCAATAGCGACAAGGTGTTCGACATTGGCGTGCGCCACTCGTTCTAATCTGACGCTGACGCAAGTCAGTTAAAGCTTGAATCCAAAAACCCCGCTGTGGCAACACAGCGGGGTTTTTTGTTGAGTGGTGACGCACCGAGGTGCTGGAAATCAATCTTTAAGACGCGGTTGCTGACATGTTGGTTTGGTTTCTCGCTTCAGGCAAAGTGGTCGAACGAGGCGTAGCGGTCGGGCACGGGCTGCCTTTGGGCATCCATCAAGCGCAGGCCGCGCTCGGCCTCAATTTGCCCGATGCGGGTGACGGGTGTCAAGCTGGCCGCCGCTGCGGCGGCGACGGCCTCGCGGCGGGCCACCGGGGCGGTGAACAGCAGCTCGTAATCGTCGCCCCCAGAGAGCGCCCAGCGGCGCCATTGCTCTGGCGCAATATTCGTATCAAATTGACCTGTAGCCCCCGTGTAATAGGCGTGAGCTGCTATTAAGGAAGTAGCAACATCGGCGTCCACCGTGGCGCCCACGCCCGACTGCTGCAGGATGTGGCCAAGGTCGCCAAGCAGGCCGTCGCTGACATCAATGGCCGCATTGGCAACGCCGCGCAGTGCCAGGCCCAGCGCCACGCGCGGGGTCGGGGTTTCGAGGCGCACGCGGGCCGCGGTGAACACCGCCTCGGGGACCGACACGGTGCCCCGAAATACCTCCAGCGCCAGCCGGGCGTCACCCAGGTTGCCACTGATATACAGGTCATCGCCCGCTTGCGCGCCCGAGCGCAGCAGCGCTTGCGATCGCCCCGCCATCACCGGTACCTCGCCAAACACCGTGATGCAGATGTTGAGCGGCCCCTGCGTGGTGTCGCCGCCGATCAGTTCGCAGCTGTGCGCGTCGGCCAGCGCCAGCAAGCCCTGCGCGAACGGCGCCAGCCAGGACTCGTCGGCGCGCGGCAGCGCCAGCGCCAGGCTGAACGCCAGCGGGCGGGCGCCACAGGCGGCGAGGTCGCTCAAATTGACGGCCAGCGCCTTGTGCCCGAGCTTGAAGGGATCCAGCGTGGAGACAAAGTGTCGTCCTTCGACCAGCATGTCGCAGGAAATGGCCAACTGCGTGCCGGGCGCCGGCTGCAGCAGCGCGCAGTCGTCGCCAATCCCCAAGGCTACGCGTGCGGCGTGGCGCTCAGGGCGTTTGAAATAGCGTTCGATCAGTTCAAATTCACCCATGGCTAGTCAACCTTATCGTTTGCTGGCGGCGTGGGGATTGTTTCCTTTGCCGGCAAAAAGAAGCTCAGCGGCGCATGGCGCCAGCGCGCGCGAATGGCGGTGCGAATACGGGAGCGGTCGATGCCACCGATGTTGTGGGCGCGCAAAGCAAGCCGGAACGCAAAGTAAAAACTGACCCCCACGTTGAGCACAGCGGTGACCACAATGCCGACCACGCACCACCAGAAAGCCGATTGCTGGAGTACCGCCAGGCCGAGGCTAGCGGCTGCCGCGGCCAGTTGGCCGGTGGACAGTGTCACGTGCCGCACTTCCAGCCCCAGTCCGAAGAACGCGGCAAAAGCCGGGACCAAACCCAGCATCAACCCGAGCGACACATTGGCCGCCAGACCTGAGATGTTGTCGCGCATGAACTGCGCCCAACGCCCGGCACGCGCAATTCCCAGAGCTGCAGTGATCTTGGGGTTGTAGCGCAGCGCCGAGTCCAGCCGGTGCAGCACAAACCAGTTCTCGACCCAACCTGCGATGATGCTCGACGCAAACAGCAGCACACCCGTCAGCGCGGCAAACAGCGCTGTCGGGCCGAACACGTGGAGCGTGTGCAGCACGTGCTCGGCCTCCTTCACGTCAATCATCGGCTTTCCCAGAGTGAACCAGAGCGCCGCGCTGATCAGCACGACACACGGCGCCACCAACGCCAGGTTGCCCACCACGGCTGCTACCTGCGAGCGCACCAGATGGGTGACTTCATCGACAAACAGGTCAATCGCCCCGGGTTCGTCGAGGTCCTTGAGTTTGGCGGCCATGGCTGGGGCCGTCATGGCTGGCTGTTTGGTGGCGACGGTCCAGTGCAGCAACTGGATCAGCACAAAACTCAGGGCATAGTTCAGGCCGGCATAAAACCCGCTCCAGAAAGCCGACAAGCCGAGCGACAGCACCATGAACTTGAACAGCGTGGTGAGCGACATCACGGCGCCGCCACCCGCTGCATCGCGCAGCATGGCGCCGTATTCGGCCCGGGTGCGGGTAATGTAGTGCTCGCCGGTCTCGGAGCTGCGCTCGGCCACTTTGGCGGCCAGCATCGATGAGTTGGAGGCAATCAGGGCGCGCAGACTGCGCCGCGCTTGCCCCACCAGGACCAGATGCGCCAGCAGACGCGCGGTGCTGGCCTGCGGGTTGGCCGCCAGCAGGCAATCGAGCAGGGCGCGAACGC contains these protein-coding regions:
- a CDS encoding isovaleryl-CoA dehydrogenase, which translates into the protein MNSRMNPAPNSLYLADTHELSNLSTELCDYNMYTQDAALREAVQREGGQWAEGELSEFGQMTGSADYLELGNLANKFQPEFDTHDRFGNRIDLVKFHPSYHQLMKTSIEHGLHASPWTAPRAGAHVARAAKSFLHGQVEAGHGCPITMTFAAVPALRLQSDLASVWEPKVTARVYDPRNVPVEQKQGVTIGMAMTEKQGGSDVRTNSTRAYPVGTGGPGQAYELVGHKYFVSAPMCDAFLVLAQAPGGLSCFLLPRWRPDGSKNPMQVLRLKKKMGNASNASSETELRGALAWMVGEEGRGVRNIIEMVSMTRFDCMIGSSAGMRMAASQALHHCSVRSAFGQVLNQQPLMQNVLADLALESEAATTLTMRMARAMDNRFEEQEDLLVRLVTAVGKYWICKRTPNHAYEAMECIGGSGVMEDSMMPRLYREAPVNTIWEGSGNVQCLDVLRALSKTPAVVDAFFAEVNQARGAQALLDRHIAALATDLKDLADFEYRARDVVDRMALALQASLLVRHAPAFVSDAFCESRLGQVGQHNYGTLPRGVDAGAIIARATPRIARA
- a CDS encoding PaaX family transcriptional regulator C-terminal domain-containing protein; the encoded protein is MKVNPKNLVLDLMLATGDKPMAARDAILAGALFNISENSLRVTLARLSAAGLIEAAERGAYRLGPAATDLAGEVATWRTMESRLRAWQGSHIVVHCGALGRSDRAAPQRRERALQMMGLRLLERGLYIRPDNIESDLDEVRQRLFKLGLDHNAAVFRASGLDPAREAVVHQLWNGQALTRTYRQLRAELEAWLARANQLPLDAAARESFLLGGKAIHQLVFDPLLPEPFVDTRERHAFIQAVHHFDEAGRAIWNRFFASVADTPPALHLTPQPAELETINE
- a CDS encoding phospholipase A, with translation MNPLCTTILIATCAVTTGARGQNNINVSAGPAAWQTCANLTGDSEARLICFDRWAAQQAGAAASRAPSPGASALAQTPATPALAPVAPAPVTITMEAPAAHNCKNKLFSELSRFWELEAGSDCGTFGIRGFHPISLSWIGSDSVNTQPSSPAPDHTAAEALGYGNNEVRIQLSVRTKIAQGLLTGQQELKRDSLWFGYSQQSNWQIFSGDLSRPFRTTDHEPELTYIYPTDVPLPLGWRLRYSGLSLVHQSNGQPLPLSRSWNRNVLMAGMEKGNQFRVDAKLWKRVNENLANDDNPDISNKIGRAEVAAFWTPNQDNTLGVTLRHSLRADANGSVRLEWLRQLTSSGLPGSQDALRFHTQLFSGYGDSLVDYNRRRTVLSIGLSLVDW
- a CDS encoding 3'-5' exonuclease, which translates into the protein MSLWKNQGLNAQQAAALAANDSDRIVARVMAHYEERLAAYQSVDFDDLISLPLKLLQNHEHVRQKWQGLAGHILVDEYQDTNATQYELLKLLVGGNPATQARFTAVGDDDQSIYGWRGATLDNLKRLPVDFPTLKVIKLEQNYRSTSAILRAANNVIGPNPKLFPKNLWSDLGEGEPVRVVDADSEEHEAERTVARIQSLRASGLPHGGPQFKELRDFAVLYRANHQAKTFEKALRKAQIPYKVSGGTSFFDRAEIKDLCGWFRLWINNNDDPAFLRAVTVPKRGIGHQTLSALGVFAGQYKISLFEALFSSSLGSVLSSKAVGSLHEFGRYVNDLEFRARRTLGAESAKAFLLEWLKDIGYEKHLYDGEDSEKLAAARWTNVLDFCDWMSARCGGQLDDAAGVSSTVEPKSLLEVAQTVSLLSTISERETEQNVVTLSTLHAAKGLEWPHVMLVGVTEGMLPFKLKGSGDSAAASVGGSERAHEAAVEATAVHLQEERRLMYVGITRAQRSLAVSWTRKRKKGREMVAALPSRFIAEMALDQATTKEDPRAKLRALRAEFAQKAQDAQAIQVPARPL
- a CDS encoding porin, with protein sequence MTRATMRSLSLAASAAACWALSPWFFHRLMVHCQLRAVLAASGASFAQSSVTLYGIADVYLGNTKLTGHDGVSTTTNSLGSGGVSTDRWGFKGSEDLGGGLKANFLLEQGFNIDTGAAKGTGNNAAGLPVAGAQGFARQSYVGFSGGFGEVKLGKMWTAFDDVNGATDAVFDSALSPMYYVFTSTNYNANPGNSVYYTTPTFSGFSGTVSYGLGENKTAAQNAGSNAAFNVQYTGGPVYVALGYQSEKDNGNVSSRDFTRVNASYDLGVVKLMGNLGRTKANDKSTNEWQLGVDYPVGSALTLSASYAASKGGVLTTFAPTAAGTADVKRTGFGIGASYSLSKRTSLYGGYMAAKEEANANFVGTADAETKLFAVGLRHAF
- a CDS encoding porin, which codes for MKKSLIALAVLAASGAAMAQSSVTLYGVADVGFAHEDNGSTSVNRMDSGNLNGSRWGLKGSEDLGGGLKAIFTLEAGFSLDTGAQADAASFFNRQSFVGVSSNFGTVKLGRQMNPVYATASTWDSFGDALAGDSSHLFSYNGSRTNNMISYNYSANGFYGELQYGLGEVAGNNSITGDNSAGRSAAMFVGYMRGPFDVVLTHQNIHNSGPYTTATKMTLLGGNYDFGVVKLFAAYAVEKTLGVGAKDQKDAHLGLTAPVGTAGTVELSYLRKKDDLVSNANAHQVAVGYVHTLSKRTALYTSYAQMSNESAAAYSAGKLVVPAGNSDKVFDIGVRHSF
- the thiL gene encoding thiamine-phosphate kinase, whose protein sequence is MGEFELIERYFKRPERHAARVALGIGDDCALLQPAPGTQLAISCDMLVEGRHFVSTLDPFKLGHKALAVNLSDLAACGARPLAFSLALALPRADESWLAPFAQGLLALADAHSCELIGGDTTQGPLNICITVFGEVPVMAGRSQALLRSGAQAGDDLYISGNLGDARLALEVFRGTVSVPEAVFTAARVRLETPTPRVALGLALRGVANAAIDVSDGLLGDLGHILQQSGVGATVDADVATSLIAAHAYYTGATGQFDTNIAPEQWRRWALSGGDDYELLFTAPVARREAVAAAAAASLTPVTRIGQIEAERGLRLMDAQRQPVPDRYASFDHFA
- a CDS encoding site-specific recombinase, which translates into the protein MTQKLDLAELLDALDPQAHLAHRHLWLIDLLRWVRGGRDSVPHAVARMTLLLDTLQQRPDARAKLQAWWRVLLSTVDATALLADYGFSSRSAFASELAERLRLKWLPGTPETVDASALFSLVLCDAFDAQWISALDDATLMRLSELLQLSCLDAGNDNCAWVPQVKQGSVSPWQATLLEALTFCTSQIRATGFSPELRLRMSAPALETAPFHALDGDIMALQVAFLASPHVNSAERQDALQRYLSRLEACRQAAASVYTHLDANGISVNLVFQLRQLRERVLRVRALLDCLLAANPQASTARLLAHLVLVGQARRSLRALIASNSSMLAAKVAERSSETGEHYITRTRAEYGAMLRDAAGGGAVMSLTTLFKFMVLSLGLSAFWSGFYAGLNYALSFVLIQLLHWTVATKQPAMTAPAMAAKLKDLDEPGAIDLFVDEVTHLVRSQVAAVVGNLALVAPCVVLISAALWFTLGKPMIDVKEAEHVLHTLHVFGPTALFAALTGVLLFASSIIAGWVENWFVLHRLDSALRYNPKITAALGIARAGRWAQFMRDNISGLAANVSLGLMLGLVPAFAAFFGLGLEVRHVTLSTGQLAAAAASLGLAVLQQSAFWWCVVGIVVTAVLNVGVSFYFAFRLALRAHNIGGIDRSRIRTAIRARWRHAPLSFFLPAKETIPTPPANDKVD